The Agromyces hippuratus genome has a window encoding:
- the glyA gene encoding serine hydroxymethyltransferase, with product MAESVFNAPLSEVDPEIAEVLELELGRQRDYLEMIASENFVPVSVLQSQGSVLTNKYAEGYPGRRYYGGCEYVDVAESLAIERAKSLFGAEYANVQPHSGATANAAVLSAIATPGDTILGLELAHGGHLTHGMKLNFSGKLYNAVSYGVDPETFLVDMNVVRDKALEHKPQVIIAGWSAYPRHLDFAAFRAIADEVGAKLWVDMAHFAGLVAAGLHPSPVPYADVVSSTVHKTIGGPRSGFIVSRDMELAKKLNSNVFPGQQGGPLMHVIAAKATAFKIAASEEFKNRQERTIRGAQILAARLTADDSRAAGVDVLTGGTDVHLVLADLRNSKIDGQQAEDLLHAALITVNRNSVPFDPRPPMVTSGLRIGTPALATRGFGDAEFTEVADIIALALQGEADVASLRSRVEALTAAFPLYPGLAQ from the coding sequence TTGGCCGAGTCCGTTTTCAATGCGCCGCTTTCCGAAGTCGACCCCGAGATCGCCGAAGTTCTCGAGCTCGAACTCGGTCGCCAGCGCGACTACCTCGAGATGATCGCGAGCGAGAACTTCGTTCCCGTCTCCGTCCTGCAGTCGCAGGGCAGCGTCCTCACCAACAAGTACGCCGAGGGTTATCCCGGCCGCCGCTACTACGGCGGCTGCGAGTACGTCGACGTCGCCGAGTCGCTCGCGATCGAGCGGGCGAAGTCGCTCTTCGGCGCCGAGTACGCCAACGTGCAGCCGCACTCGGGTGCGACCGCGAACGCGGCCGTGCTCTCCGCGATCGCGACCCCGGGCGACACCATCCTCGGCCTCGAGCTCGCCCATGGCGGCCACCTCACGCACGGAATGAAGCTGAACTTCTCGGGCAAGCTCTACAACGCCGTCTCGTACGGCGTCGACCCCGAGACCTTCCTCGTCGACATGAACGTCGTGCGCGACAAGGCCCTCGAGCACAAGCCGCAGGTCATCATCGCCGGCTGGTCGGCCTACCCCCGTCACCTCGACTTCGCCGCGTTCCGCGCGATCGCCGACGAGGTCGGTGCGAAGCTCTGGGTCGACATGGCGCACTTCGCCGGCCTCGTGGCCGCCGGTCTGCACCCGAGCCCCGTGCCCTACGCCGACGTCGTCTCGTCGACGGTGCACAAGACGATCGGCGGCCCCCGCTCGGGCTTCATCGTCTCGCGCGACATGGAGCTCGCGAAGAAGCTCAACTCCAACGTGTTCCCGGGCCAGCAGGGCGGCCCGCTCATGCACGTGATCGCGGCGAAGGCCACGGCGTTCAAGATCGCGGCATCCGAGGAGTTCAAGAACCGTCAGGAGCGCACCATCCGCGGCGCGCAGATCCTCGCGGCCCGTCTCACGGCCGACGACTCGCGCGCTGCGGGCGTCGACGTGCTCACGGGCGGCACCGATGTGCACCTCGTGCTCGCCGACCTCCGCAACTCGAAGATCGACGGCCAGCAGGCCGAAGACCTCCTGCACGCGGCGCTCATCACCGTGAACCGCAACTCGGTGCCGTTCGACCCGCGCCCGCCCATGGTCACCTCGGGCCTGCGCATCGGCACGCCCGCGCTCGCGACCCGCGGCTTCGGCGACGCCGAGTTCACCGAGGTCGCCGACATCATCGCGCTCGCGCTGCAGGGCGAGGCGGATGTCGCGTCGCTCCGTTCGCGCGTCGAAGCCCTCACGGCGGCGTTCCCGCTGTACCCGGGCCTCGCGCAGTAG
- a CDS encoding beta-N-acetylhexosaminidase gives MRRRIRTTFSTVGLITASLVGAVVALGGCTATQENGDAVTGIIPAPVEFELTHGAPFTITDETRFVASGDAAAVAETFAAQARLATGFDLPVVDGGTAASDIALVIDAEAGTGEEAYTLESGADGVRIAAPSPAGLFRGTQTLRQLLPAEIERADASTAPDGGWTVPAASVADAPRFAYRGSMLDVARHFFPVQDVLDHIDRIAMLKLNVLHLHLTDDQGWRLQIDSWPQLTGIGASTSTGGDGGGFYSKADYARIVEYAAERFVTVVPEIDLPGHTNAALSAYPELNCDGVAPQPYEGIEVGFSSLCASPERAEATDRFLADVLGEVAEMTPGPWLHVGGDESLATSEADYLDLVRRIAAAGAATGKTVIGWHEMGASRELPAGTVGQYWDFVAPRDDAAEHTTSFVEQGGSVILSPADVAYLDMKYPDDPDGPLGGKLGQLWADGPTTLEEAYGWEPTAIVPGLAETDILGVEAPVWTETLGTADELEFMVFPRITAIAEIAWSPAPDGGAARDASDFGARLASLGTHLDALGIDYRKVDGVAWVE, from the coding sequence ATGCGACGACGCATCCGAACCACCTTCAGCACCGTCGGCCTGATCACCGCCAGCCTGGTCGGCGCCGTGGTCGCGCTCGGCGGCTGCACCGCCACGCAAGAGAACGGAGACGCCGTGACCGGCATCATCCCGGCCCCCGTCGAGTTCGAGCTCACGCACGGCGCGCCGTTCACCATCACCGATGAGACCCGCTTCGTCGCGAGCGGCGACGCCGCCGCGGTGGCGGAGACGTTCGCGGCGCAGGCGCGCCTCGCCACCGGGTTCGACCTGCCGGTGGTCGATGGCGGGACCGCGGCATCCGACATCGCGCTCGTGATCGATGCGGAGGCCGGAACCGGTGAGGAGGCGTACACGCTCGAGAGCGGCGCCGACGGCGTCCGCATCGCGGCGCCCTCCCCCGCGGGGCTCTTCCGGGGCACGCAGACCCTGCGCCAGCTGCTGCCCGCCGAGATCGAGCGAGCGGATGCCTCGACGGCGCCCGATGGCGGCTGGACCGTGCCCGCGGCATCCGTCGCCGATGCCCCCCGCTTCGCCTACCGCGGCTCGATGCTCGACGTCGCCCGCCACTTCTTCCCGGTGCAGGACGTGCTCGACCACATCGACCGCATCGCCATGCTGAAGCTCAACGTGCTGCACCTGCACCTCACCGACGACCAGGGCTGGCGACTGCAGATCGATTCGTGGCCCCAACTCACCGGCATCGGCGCATCGACCTCGACCGGAGGCGACGGCGGCGGCTTCTATTCGAAGGCCGACTACGCACGCATCGTGGAGTACGCCGCCGAGCGGTTCGTGACCGTCGTGCCCGAGATCGACCTGCCCGGCCACACCAACGCGGCCCTCAGCGCCTATCCCGAGCTGAACTGCGACGGGGTCGCGCCGCAGCCGTACGAGGGCATCGAGGTCGGCTTCTCGTCGCTGTGCGCGTCACCCGAGCGCGCCGAGGCGACCGACCGGTTCCTCGCCGACGTGCTGGGCGAGGTCGCCGAGATGACGCCCGGCCCGTGGCTGCACGTCGGCGGCGACGAGTCGCTCGCGACGTCGGAGGCCGACTACCTCGACCTGGTGCGGCGCATCGCCGCGGCCGGGGCCGCGACCGGCAAGACCGTGATCGGCTGGCACGAGATGGGCGCGTCGCGCGAACTGCCGGCCGGCACGGTCGGTCAGTACTGGGACTTCGTCGCCCCCCGCGACGATGCTGCCGAGCACACGACCTCGTTCGTCGAGCAGGGCGGCAGCGTCATCCTCTCCCCCGCAGATGTCGCCTACCTCGACATGAAGTACCCCGACGACCCCGACGGCCCGCTCGGCGGCAAGCTCGGGCAGCTGTGGGCCGACGGCCCGACGACGCTCGAGGAGGCCTACGGGTGGGAGCCGACGGCCATCGTGCCCGGCCTCGCCGAGACCGACATCCTCGGCGTCGAGGCGCCCGTGTGGACCGAGACCCTCGGCACCGCGGACGAGCTGGAGTTCATGGTGTTCCCGCGCATCACGGCGATCGCCGAGATCGCGTGGTCGCCGGCGCCCGACGGGGGCGCTGCGCGCGATGCATCCGACTTCGGTGCGCGGCTCGCCTCGCTCGGCACGCACCTCGACGCACTCGGCATCGACTACCGCAAGGTCGACGGGGTGGCCTGGGTCGAGTAG